Proteins from a genomic interval of Phlebotomus papatasi isolate M1 chromosome 3, Ppap_2.1, whole genome shotgun sequence:
- the LOC129807937 gene encoding uncharacterized protein LOC129807937 isoform X1 — MENASTQLHSGYSFGSQMIEDNRDVVEIGGEIASTGEERVQTVDFNQTTISKLLDAADKLAKIQQTQKRIADILDLVQDEEEDNLEGTVTFPLKTLREFQNLERMSNNDAYRKNLTKSLRMLLNNGSIQDPIKNLLDDSIVMYFSWDDPKTPTVVSLKQTICFGHVIYNALGLGFPDYANFVQSCLSVAQQRFQSNNMNEVHMTRTEPQLHQFSFISDIAQKISDIEIFQRKIESYTGFKKHEIDPMVYLPIASVESLDSLEKVLQYKAIQDVVIPFCKERFEIDKSFQGIVSDSFLAQYSINGEKKRYDLFKYKFFNHSLYVALGMPRLDYEIEVTHQIDSASERLFGKVAEAVRENPPNMDDETFERANKIVKHRKIVLMRKEDLTEQGIPRKFREILRNYACHKSSRATVFKDSSNYISFSKVDEKESTNVMDDVEEKVSRYFPLKSKKALRLLHIKLTDDHFQFTLQQTLDAFYHNRKFSIKDIVSDEFLSNVNEVDLFSTFLMKEFLPVILTLPPKSFTQMAKMEFRALKSAFELKKITQNEVIQLKIELGQTVNIAKNTNGTIKKYLPIATIAEFDDVERNLEYSDFYNEMSNLCKTLLMKQKKFKLTDYVAEELLIKYSARGSANTLPLMETKLFGDILRKFSKRSETDFTSLLQKHHSIVVSKLKNSHLSFSESSQGSQEVSSLEKNPDERRKKRRRQFIEVILPLENQEQLALVNENLQEVGFKTEIEKVFRSLLQSTEQKTPQEIPLEDILEDDLISKLTWNDNEVTSLKNYSLFVDVLYNLMKVDWEEFDKMIQRAFARSITRCKVLEGRYDFAIIPPQKKQRKIESSSKTTSVPPVKEETPLPSTSLEESMEPEDLEPGEIPRPIPSEDEDSQDIVYETDEESSSVKGFEQILPIKSKEEFIQMENLLTNKHFATYFGLLCGNCEDKSTLLSSIITDNAMRCFTWEGSDELLNFSNTMLCSIVLNKAFGAKVELLKEIIDSVGTKALAQDVKTLFPISSKEDLKTVESYVPHIKLKMINHFTELKQQIGNEVFGQMFSSELINNPNLFELENLPKSQFYKEVIQVVWKDLRKCQVINAIRDSLETPDGFFKRILPVNEMNLGWFEQRLKRKEFVDCLIKICQCFVETHSDGYFHKLIDSDLIQQYSFNGDDGLRSIEKSSLFNNVLREVYKKSEKELYTKVQMELYLAQALADYKSDKLQS, encoded by the exons ATGGAAAATGCATCTACGCAATTGCATTCAGGATACAGTTTTGGATCTCAGATGATAGAAGACAATAGAGATGTAGTAGAAATTGGAGGTGAAATTGCATCAACTGGCGAAGAAAGGGTCCAAACGGTGGATTTCAATCAAACGACAATATCAAAACTTTTAG ATGCGGCTGACAAACTTGCAAAGATCCAGCAGACTCAGAAGCGAATTGCTGATATTCTGGATTTGGTGCAGGATGAAGAGGAAGACAATCTCGAAGGGACCGTGACGTTTCCATTGAAGACCCTCAGGGAATTCCAGAACCTCGAGAGGATGTCCAACAATGACGCCTACAGGAAAAATTTG ACAAAATCTCTGCGAATGTTGCTGAACAATGGAAGCATTCAGGATCCAATTAAGAACCTTCTGGATGATTCTATTGTGATGTACTTCTCCTGGGACGATCCCAAGACACCCACAGTTGTTTCCCTGAAGCAAACAATCTGCTTTGGGCACGTCATTTACA ATGCTCTCGGACTGGGCTTCCCGGACTACGCTAACTTTGTCCAGTCATGCCTCTCAGTGGCCCAGCAGAGATTTCAGAGCAACAATATGAATGAAGTTCATATGACCCGAACGGAGCCCCAGCTTCATCAGTTTAGCTTCATTTCTGACATTGCCCAGAAGATTTCCGACATTGAGATCTTCCAGAGAAAAATTGAGTCATACACGGGCTTCAAGAAGCACGAAATTGATCCAATGGTTTACCTTCCCATCGCCTCTGTGGAGAGTTTGGACAGCCTGGAAAAGGTTTTGCAGTACAAAGCGATTCAAGACGTTGTG ATTCCATTTTGTAAGGAACGATTTGAGATAGACAAATCGTTTCAGGGCATTGTTTCTGATTCTTTTTTGGCTCAATATTCCATTAATGGAGAAAAGAAGAGATACGatctatttaaatataaattcttCAATCATTCTCTCTACG TTGCATTGGGAATGCCTCGTTTGGATTACGAAATTGAGGTTACACATCAGATAGATTCAGCGAGTGAGAGATTGTTTGGCAAAGTTGCTGAAGCTGTCAGAGAAAATCCTCCAAATATGGATGATGAAACTTTCGAGAGAgcaaataaaattgtgaaacatCGAAAGATAGTTCTGATGAGGAAGGAGGATTTGACTGAACAGGGAATTCCGAGGAAATTCAGGGAGATTCTGAGGAATTATGCTTGTCATAAGAGTAGTAGAGCAACAGTCTTTAAAGATTCAAGCAATTACATATCATTCTCCAAAGTTGATGAAAAGGAATCTACAAATGTAATGGATGATGTAGAGGAGAAGGTTTCGAGGTATTTTCctctgaaatccaaaaaagctCTTCGATTGCTTCACATCAAATTAACTGATGATCATTTTCAGTTTACATTG caacAAACCCTCGATGCATTCTACCACAATCGCAAGTTTTCTATCAAAGATATTGTGTCGGATGAATTTCTGAGCAATGTCAATGAAGTTGACTTGTTCAGTACCTTTCTAATGAAGGAATTCCTTCCGGTGATTCTGACTCTTCCGCCAAAATCTTTCACTCAAATGGCCAAAATGGAATTTAGAGCTCTCAAAAGTGCCTTCGAACTGaagaaaatcactcaaaatgaGGTGATTCAGTTGAAAATTGAACTAGGACAAACTgttaatattgcaaaaaatacaaatgggACAATCAAAAAGTACTTACCTATTGCAACAATAGCAGAATTTGATGATGTGGAAAGAAATCTCGAATATTCAGATTTCTATAATGAAATG TCAAATCTCTGCAAAACGCTTCTGATGAAGCagaaaaaattcaaactaaCTGATTATGTTGCTGAGGAACTTTTGATCAAGTACAGTGCAAGAGGAAGTGCAAATACTTTGCCTTTGATGGAGACAAAACTCTTTGGTGACATTCTCAGGAAATTCTCAAAGCGCAGTGAAACTGATTTTACGTCACTCCTACAGAAACATCACAGTATCGTTGTCAGTAAGCTCAAGAATAGCCATTTGTCATTCAGTGAATCCTCCCAGGGCTCTCAGGAAGTGTCTTCATTGGAGAAGAATCCTGACGAGAGAAGGAAGAAGCGTCGAAGGCAATTTATTGAAGTGATCCTTCCGCTGGAAAATCAAGAGCAATTGGCTTTGGTGAATGAGAATCTCCAAGAAGTTGGTTTTAAAACAGAGATT GAAAAGGTTTTTCGAAGCCTTCTTCAGTCTACTGAGCAAAAGACACCCCAAGAAATTCCTCTAGAAGACATTCTAGAAGACGATCTCATTTCTAAGCTCACGTGGAATGATAATGAAGTGACTTCACTGAAGAACTATTCCCTCTTCGTTGATGTACTTTACA ACTTGATGAAGGTCGATTGGGAGGAATTTGACAAAATGATCCAGAGAGCTTTTGCAAGATCGATTACACGGTGTAAAGTCCTCGAAGGAAGATATGATTTTGCAATTATTCCACCGCAAAAGAAACAACGAAAAATTGAGAGTTCATCAAAAACGACCTCAGTGCCGCCGGTCAAAGAAGAAACTCCTCTGCCATCGACATCGCTAGAAGAGTCAATGGAGCCAGAAGATCTAGAACCCGGAGAGATTCCAAGGCCTATTCCGTCGGAAGATGAAGATTCGCAAGATATCGTTTATGAAACTGACGAAGAAAGCTCAAGTGTGAAAGGATTCGAACAAATACTGCCGATCAAGTCAAAAGAGGAATTCATTCAGATGGAGAATCTCTTGACGAACAAACACTTTGCAACGTACTTT GGTCTTCTCTGTGGAAATTGCGAAGACAAAAGTACTCTGTTGAGTAGCATTATCACGGATAATGCAATGAGATGTTTCACATGGGAAGGATCTGATGAATTGCTTAATTTTAGCAATACAATGCTCTGCAGCATTGTTTTGAACAAAGCCTTTGGGGCAAAAGTTGAACTTCTCAAGGAGATTATTGATTCAGTGGGAACGAAAGCTCTCGCTCAGGATGTCAAAACTTTGTTTCCCATTTCCAGCAAGGAAGATCTTAAGACTGTTGAGTCCTACGTTCCTCATATTAAACTCAAAATG ATCAATCATTTCACAGAGTTGAAACAGCAAATTGGAAATGAAGTTTTTGGTCAGATGTTTTCCAGTGAATTGATCAACAATCCAAATTTGTTTGAGCTGGAGAATTTGCCTAAAAGTCAGTTTTACAAGGAGGTTATTCAAGTTGTGTGGAAGGATCTTAGGAAGTGTCAGGTTATCAATGCCATTAGAGATAGTCTTGAGACTCCTGATGGTTTCTTCAAGCGAATTCTGCCAGTGAATGAAATGAATTTAGGTTGGTTTGAGCAGAGGTTGAAAAGGAAGGAATTTGTAGATTGTTTG ATAAAGATTTGCCAGTGTTTCGTTGAAACACATTCTGATGGATATTTCCACAAGTTGATCGACAGTGATCTTATACAGCAGTACAGCTTCAACGGAGACGATGGATTGAGGTCCATTGAGAAGTCATCGCTGTTCAATAATGTTCTGAGGGAGGTTTACAAGAAGTCTGAGAAGGAACTCTACACAAAGGTACAAATGGAATTGTACCTGGCTCAGGCTTTAGCTGACTACAAAA GTGACAAATTGCAGAGTTGA
- the LOC129807937 gene encoding uncharacterized protein LOC129807937 isoform X2: MENASTQLHSGYSFGSQMIEDNRDVVEIGGEIASTGEERVQTVDFNQTTISKLLDAADKLAKIQQTQKRIADILDLVQDEEEDNLEGTVTFPLKTLREFQNLERMSNNDAYRKNLTKSLRMLLNNGSIQDPIKNLLDDSIVMYFSWDDPKTPTVVSLKQTICFGHVIYNALGLGFPDYANFVQSCLSVAQQRFQSNNMNEVHMTRTEPQLHQFSFISDIAQKISDIEIFQRKIESYTGFKKHEIDPMVYLPIASVESLDSLEKVLQYKAIQDVVIPFCKERFEIDKSFQGIVSDSFLAQYSINGEKKRYDLFKYKFFNHSLYVALGMPRLDYEIEVTHQIDSASERLFGKVAEAVRENPPNMDDETFERANKIVKHRKIVLMRKEDLTEQGIPRKFREILRNYACHKSSRATVFKDSSNYISFSKVDEKESTNVMDDVEEKVSRYFPLKSKKALRLLHIKLTDDHFQFTLQQTLDAFYHNRKFSIKDIVSDEFLSNVNEVDLFSTFLMKEFLPVILTLPPKSFTQMAKMEFRALKSAFELKKITQNEVIQLKIELGQTVNIAKNTNGTIKKYLPIATIAEFDDVERNLEYSDFYNEMSNLCKTLLMKQKKFKLTDYVAEELLIKYSARGSANTLPLMETKLFGDILRKFSKRSETDFTSLLQKHHSIVVSKLKNSHLSFSESSQGSQEVSSLEKNPDERRKKRRRQFIEVILPLENQEQLALVNENLQEVGFKTEIEKVFRSLLQSTEQKTPQEIPLEDILEDDLISKLTWNDNEVTSLKNYSLFVDVLYNLMKVDWEEFDKMIQRAFARSITRCKVLEGRYDFAIIPPQKKQRKIESSSKTTSVPPVKEETPLPSTSLEESMEPEDLEPGEIPRPIPSEDEDSQDIVYETDEESSSVKGFEQILPIKSKEEFIQMENLLTNKHFATYFINHFTELKQQIGNEVFGQMFSSELINNPNLFELENLPKSQFYKEVIQVVWKDLRKCQVINAIRDSLETPDGFFKRILPVNEMNLGWFEQRLKRKEFVDCLIKICQCFVETHSDGYFHKLIDSDLIQQYSFNGDDGLRSIEKSSLFNNVLREVYKKSEKELYTKVQMELYLAQALADYKSDKLQS, from the exons ATGGAAAATGCATCTACGCAATTGCATTCAGGATACAGTTTTGGATCTCAGATGATAGAAGACAATAGAGATGTAGTAGAAATTGGAGGTGAAATTGCATCAACTGGCGAAGAAAGGGTCCAAACGGTGGATTTCAATCAAACGACAATATCAAAACTTTTAG ATGCGGCTGACAAACTTGCAAAGATCCAGCAGACTCAGAAGCGAATTGCTGATATTCTGGATTTGGTGCAGGATGAAGAGGAAGACAATCTCGAAGGGACCGTGACGTTTCCATTGAAGACCCTCAGGGAATTCCAGAACCTCGAGAGGATGTCCAACAATGACGCCTACAGGAAAAATTTG ACAAAATCTCTGCGAATGTTGCTGAACAATGGAAGCATTCAGGATCCAATTAAGAACCTTCTGGATGATTCTATTGTGATGTACTTCTCCTGGGACGATCCCAAGACACCCACAGTTGTTTCCCTGAAGCAAACAATCTGCTTTGGGCACGTCATTTACA ATGCTCTCGGACTGGGCTTCCCGGACTACGCTAACTTTGTCCAGTCATGCCTCTCAGTGGCCCAGCAGAGATTTCAGAGCAACAATATGAATGAAGTTCATATGACCCGAACGGAGCCCCAGCTTCATCAGTTTAGCTTCATTTCTGACATTGCCCAGAAGATTTCCGACATTGAGATCTTCCAGAGAAAAATTGAGTCATACACGGGCTTCAAGAAGCACGAAATTGATCCAATGGTTTACCTTCCCATCGCCTCTGTGGAGAGTTTGGACAGCCTGGAAAAGGTTTTGCAGTACAAAGCGATTCAAGACGTTGTG ATTCCATTTTGTAAGGAACGATTTGAGATAGACAAATCGTTTCAGGGCATTGTTTCTGATTCTTTTTTGGCTCAATATTCCATTAATGGAGAAAAGAAGAGATACGatctatttaaatataaattcttCAATCATTCTCTCTACG TTGCATTGGGAATGCCTCGTTTGGATTACGAAATTGAGGTTACACATCAGATAGATTCAGCGAGTGAGAGATTGTTTGGCAAAGTTGCTGAAGCTGTCAGAGAAAATCCTCCAAATATGGATGATGAAACTTTCGAGAGAgcaaataaaattgtgaaacatCGAAAGATAGTTCTGATGAGGAAGGAGGATTTGACTGAACAGGGAATTCCGAGGAAATTCAGGGAGATTCTGAGGAATTATGCTTGTCATAAGAGTAGTAGAGCAACAGTCTTTAAAGATTCAAGCAATTACATATCATTCTCCAAAGTTGATGAAAAGGAATCTACAAATGTAATGGATGATGTAGAGGAGAAGGTTTCGAGGTATTTTCctctgaaatccaaaaaagctCTTCGATTGCTTCACATCAAATTAACTGATGATCATTTTCAGTTTACATTG caacAAACCCTCGATGCATTCTACCACAATCGCAAGTTTTCTATCAAAGATATTGTGTCGGATGAATTTCTGAGCAATGTCAATGAAGTTGACTTGTTCAGTACCTTTCTAATGAAGGAATTCCTTCCGGTGATTCTGACTCTTCCGCCAAAATCTTTCACTCAAATGGCCAAAATGGAATTTAGAGCTCTCAAAAGTGCCTTCGAACTGaagaaaatcactcaaaatgaGGTGATTCAGTTGAAAATTGAACTAGGACAAACTgttaatattgcaaaaaatacaaatgggACAATCAAAAAGTACTTACCTATTGCAACAATAGCAGAATTTGATGATGTGGAAAGAAATCTCGAATATTCAGATTTCTATAATGAAATG TCAAATCTCTGCAAAACGCTTCTGATGAAGCagaaaaaattcaaactaaCTGATTATGTTGCTGAGGAACTTTTGATCAAGTACAGTGCAAGAGGAAGTGCAAATACTTTGCCTTTGATGGAGACAAAACTCTTTGGTGACATTCTCAGGAAATTCTCAAAGCGCAGTGAAACTGATTTTACGTCACTCCTACAGAAACATCACAGTATCGTTGTCAGTAAGCTCAAGAATAGCCATTTGTCATTCAGTGAATCCTCCCAGGGCTCTCAGGAAGTGTCTTCATTGGAGAAGAATCCTGACGAGAGAAGGAAGAAGCGTCGAAGGCAATTTATTGAAGTGATCCTTCCGCTGGAAAATCAAGAGCAATTGGCTTTGGTGAATGAGAATCTCCAAGAAGTTGGTTTTAAAACAGAGATT GAAAAGGTTTTTCGAAGCCTTCTTCAGTCTACTGAGCAAAAGACACCCCAAGAAATTCCTCTAGAAGACATTCTAGAAGACGATCTCATTTCTAAGCTCACGTGGAATGATAATGAAGTGACTTCACTGAAGAACTATTCCCTCTTCGTTGATGTACTTTACA ACTTGATGAAGGTCGATTGGGAGGAATTTGACAAAATGATCCAGAGAGCTTTTGCAAGATCGATTACACGGTGTAAAGTCCTCGAAGGAAGATATGATTTTGCAATTATTCCACCGCAAAAGAAACAACGAAAAATTGAGAGTTCATCAAAAACGACCTCAGTGCCGCCGGTCAAAGAAGAAACTCCTCTGCCATCGACATCGCTAGAAGAGTCAATGGAGCCAGAAGATCTAGAACCCGGAGAGATTCCAAGGCCTATTCCGTCGGAAGATGAAGATTCGCAAGATATCGTTTATGAAACTGACGAAGAAAGCTCAAGTGTGAAAGGATTCGAACAAATACTGCCGATCAAGTCAAAAGAGGAATTCATTCAGATGGAGAATCTCTTGACGAACAAACACTTTGCAACGTACTTT ATCAATCATTTCACAGAGTTGAAACAGCAAATTGGAAATGAAGTTTTTGGTCAGATGTTTTCCAGTGAATTGATCAACAATCCAAATTTGTTTGAGCTGGAGAATTTGCCTAAAAGTCAGTTTTACAAGGAGGTTATTCAAGTTGTGTGGAAGGATCTTAGGAAGTGTCAGGTTATCAATGCCATTAGAGATAGTCTTGAGACTCCTGATGGTTTCTTCAAGCGAATTCTGCCAGTGAATGAAATGAATTTAGGTTGGTTTGAGCAGAGGTTGAAAAGGAAGGAATTTGTAGATTGTTTG ATAAAGATTTGCCAGTGTTTCGTTGAAACACATTCTGATGGATATTTCCACAAGTTGATCGACAGTGATCTTATACAGCAGTACAGCTTCAACGGAGACGATGGATTGAGGTCCATTGAGAAGTCATCGCTGTTCAATAATGTTCTGAGGGAGGTTTACAAGAAGTCTGAGAAGGAACTCTACACAAAGGTACAAATGGAATTGTACCTGGCTCAGGCTTTAGCTGACTACAAAA GTGACAAATTGCAGAGTTGA
- the LOC129807938 gene encoding methyltransferase-like 26: MLRNPSAERNRGPILDVLKRELAPSGECSTVLEVASGTGQHVVHFAKEFPHVVFQPTEINDNLLESIRTFVQHCPEQNIHPPVRVDITRPCESWSHELFSGNLRSKTIDYIININMIHITPIETTEGLFRNSSKLLRAGGLLITYGPFGENGVISPESNVNFDRMLRSQDPRWGIKDLLALEKLASNFRINLVRQYAMPSNNRCVIWQKV; this comes from the coding sequence ATGCTGAGGAATCCGTCGGCAGAGCGGAATCGCGGTCCGATTCTGGATGTACTAAAACGTGAATTGGCCCCATCTGGTGAATGTTCGACAGTTCTCGAAGTGGCATCCGGAACTGGTCAGCATGTTGTGCACTTTGCCAAGGAATTCCCCCATGTTGTATTCCAACCAACTGAAATCAACGATAATCTCTTAGAATCCATCCGGACATTCGTACAACACTGTCCCGAACAGAATATTCATCCTCCTGTGCGTGTTGACATCACAAGGCCATGCGAATCCTGGTCCCATGAATTATTCAGCGGAAACCTTCGTAGCAAGACAATTGACTACATCATCAACATCAACATGATTCACATCACGCCGATCGAAACCACCGAAGGACTCTTCAGGAACTCCTCAAAGTTGCTCCGCGCAGGTGGCCTTCTCATCACATACGGTCCCTTCGGGGAGAACGGGGTGATATCACCCGAAAGCAATGTCAACTTCGACCGCATGCTCCGATCCCAAGACCCAAGGTGGGGCATCAAGGATCTCCTGGCCCTGGAAAAGCTCGCCAGTAATTTTCGCATCAACCTTGTGCGCCAATACGCCATGCCATCCAACAACCGATGCGTCATCTGGCAAAAAGTTTGA
- the LOC129807936 gene encoding transmembrane protein 53, which yields MSKYQQISTQDGQNQHQDDSLEYFIRFPTPKNGNGAEQNGTSSEADYVFIHNENTVPIVLLLGWAGCQDKYLMKYSKIYEDRGLITVRYTAPVENLFWKRSSLKVIGEKILKLIYDMNFDAHPLFFHIFSNGGAYMYQHINFAMRRSPRPVQVQGMIFDSAPGERRFSSLYGAISAIYGRHRSFSWLVSFLISATLTVMWLLEDFASVIRSFWNPHEPPLWNPMKNLKNATHSCPQMFLYSKEDTIIPYKDIECFADYRQSKGVFVKKICFEKSEHVKHFIMHPQHYVKCVCRFISDCLASYQASGPSTKID from the exons ATGAGCAAATATCAGCAAATTTCAACACAAGATGGGCAGAATCAGCATCAAGATGATTCACTGGAGTATTTTATAAGATTTCCAACACCAAAAAATGGAAATGGTGCAGAACAAAATGGAACATCATCTGAGGCTGATTATGTTTTTATTCACAACGAAAATACCGTTCCAATTGTCCTGCTGCTGGGCTGGGCAGGATGCCAAGATAAATATCTAATGAAGTACTCCAAAATCTACGAAGATCGAGG ATTGATCACTGTGCGCTATACAGCTCCCGTGGAGAACCTGTTTTGGAAACGATCATCCCTGAAAGTGATCGGCGAGAAGATTCTCAAGCTGATCTACGACATGAACTTCGACGCTCATCCCTTattctttcatatattttccaATGGTGGTGCCTACATGTATCAGCACATTAACTTTGCTATGAGGCGCTCTCCGCGTCCCGTCCAAGTACAGGGCATGATCTTTGACTCTGCACCCGGAGAACGTCGCTTTTCGAGTCTCTATGGTGCTATCAGTGCAATCTATGGGCGCCATAGATCCTTCAGCTGGCTGGTGTCCTTTTTGATCTCAGCCACACTGACTGTGATGTGGCTCCTGGAGGATTTCGCGTCGGTTATCCGAAGCTTCTGGAATCCCCATGAGCCACCACTCTGGAATCCAATGAAGAATCTCAAAAACGCAACTCATTCATGCCCCCAAATGTTTCTTTATTCCAAAGAAGACACAATCATTCCATACAAG GACATTGAATGTTTCGCAGACTATCGACAGAGCAAGGGAGTGTTCGTTAAAAAGATTTGCTTTGAGAAATCTGAGCACGTGAAGCACTTTATAATGCATCCTCAGCATTACGTTAAATGCGTCTGTCGCTTTATCAGCGATTGCCTGGCATCCTATCAGGCTTCAGGGCCATCAACGAAAATTGATTAA